A single Corynebacterium stationis DNA region contains:
- a CDS encoding molecular chaperone GrpE: MMSQELFERPEKQYEKYSIVAFPKQSKIIGDPESFENAEPTPEQEAAMESILDAHPESALTFDETTGLWIAGEEDNIEAMFSDRDAFVDALESDDASVRVTESD, encoded by the coding sequence ATGATGAGCCAAGAGCTATTTGAACGCCCAGAAAAGCAATATGAAAAGTACTCCATTGTTGCTTTTCCGAAGCAGTCGAAAATTATCGGCGACCCTGAATCTTTTGAAAACGCTGAACCTACGCCCGAACAAGAAGCGGCGATGGAATCGATTCTTGATGCGCACCCAGAATCCGCGTTGACTTTCGATGAAACCACTGGACTGTGGATTGCCGGCGAAGAAGATAACATCGAAGCGATGTTTAGTGACCGAGATGCATTTGTAGATGCTTTGGAGTCAGATGATGCCTCCGTGCGAGTGACTGAATCCGATTAG
- a CDS encoding PspC domain-containing protein, with the protein MSNQYNQYSEQPAYRRGLHRSATNKYVGGVLGGVAETYNIDATLVRVLFLLSFFLPGPQLLLYLVLWVVIPPAK; encoded by the coding sequence ATGTCGAACCAATACAACCAGTACTCCGAACAGCCAGCCTACCGTCGCGGTCTGCACCGCTCGGCAACCAATAAGTACGTCGGCGGTGTCCTCGGCGGTGTGGCGGAAACGTACAACATCGACGCCACCTTGGTCCGCGTTCTCTTCTTGCTGTCTTTCTTCCTGCCAGGTCCACAGCTGCTGCTGTACTTGGTCTTGTGGGTAGTAATTCCTCCGGCTAAGTAA
- a CDS encoding MarR family winged helix-turn-helix transcriptional regulator produces MNEQPRWLEDDEQELWQLILAATRKLDRGMENTLQAGGELSMPEFAVLATLSDAQDTQMRLRELCNYLEWDRSRTSHQVTRMERRGLVTKCKSEGDARGVMVKLTDEGARRLEASAPDHVESVRRLVFDHLKPEDIPSLRRFLQGIVDVNNVPGYGEC; encoded by the coding sequence ATGAATGAACAGCCGCGGTGGTTAGAAGACGACGAGCAAGAGCTTTGGCAGTTAATCCTGGCCGCGACTCGAAAGCTAGATCGAGGTATGGAAAACACCCTGCAAGCCGGCGGAGAGCTTTCGATGCCAGAGTTTGCAGTGTTGGCGACGTTATCGGATGCGCAAGACACCCAAATGCGCCTGCGCGAGCTATGCAACTATCTAGAGTGGGACCGCTCGAGGACTTCCCACCAGGTCACCCGCATGGAGCGTCGCGGCTTGGTCACTAAGTGCAAAAGCGAAGGTGACGCCCGAGGTGTCATGGTGAAATTAACCGATGAGGGCGCACGACGCCTGGAAGCTTCCGCGCCTGATCACGTGGAATCAGTACGTCGATTGGTCTTTGACCATCTAAAACCAGAAGATATTCCATCTTTGCGTCGCTTCCTGCAAGGCATCGTAGACGTAAATAACGTCCCTGGCTACGGAGAATGCTAA